One genomic region from Gemmobacter aquarius encodes:
- a CDS encoding NYN domain-containing protein — MQTAVFVDAGYLYAQASVLLAGSKQPRATLLLDIDQTIAQLKELCRAIAPESRLLRIYWYDGLQRSARMTAEQEQVASASYTKLRLGVVNSKGEQKGVDSLIVTDLIDLARNRAITNAVLVSGDEDIRIGVQIAQTFGVQVHLLGIKPARGSQSPDLIQEADTHHEFDESVISRLLTIKPASNEGETHVTPTATAEATLTSPDQTSLADQAIAETLDSFDPDKLASALRAFKAGAGSIPPELDRPALGRLKSLQGSDLTPSERSAYRDKFRARLQSM, encoded by the coding sequence ATGCAGACCGCTGTCTTTGTCGACGCAGGCTATCTTTATGCCCAAGCGTCTGTTTTGCTCGCCGGCAGTAAACAGCCACGCGCAACACTCCTTCTCGACATAGACCAAACCATTGCCCAGCTTAAGGAATTGTGCCGGGCGATTGCGCCTGAAAGCAGGCTGCTCAGAATTTACTGGTATGATGGATTGCAACGCAGCGCTCGAATGACTGCCGAGCAAGAACAGGTCGCCAGCGCCTCCTACACAAAACTGCGTCTCGGCGTGGTGAACAGTAAAGGCGAGCAAAAAGGTGTCGACTCCCTCATCGTAACCGACCTCATCGACCTCGCCCGCAATCGCGCCATCACAAACGCAGTTCTTGTATCGGGTGATGAAGATATCCGGATCGGTGTTCAGATCGCCCAGACATTTGGTGTTCAAGTGCATCTTCTGGGCATCAAACCTGCTCGTGGGTCTCAGTCGCCGGACCTGATCCAAGAAGCCGATACCCATCATGAATTCGATGAGTCTGTCATTTCTCGTCTCCTGACGATCAAACCGGCCTCCAACGAAGGTGAAACCCACGTCACCCCGACTGCGACAGCCGAAGCGACACTCACGTCGCCGGACCAGACCAGTCTGGCCGACCAAGCCATTGCAGAAACGCTTGACTCATTTGATCCGGATAAGCTGGCCTCGGCGCTTCGCGCCTTCAAGGCCGGTGCTGGCAGTATTCCACCCGAACTGGACCGCCCTGCTCTCGGCAGGCTGAAAAGCCTGCAAGGTAGCGACCTCACGCCATCCGAGCGATCCGCGTATCGCGACAAATTCCGAGCCCGACTTCAATCCATGTGA
- a CDS encoding BrnA antitoxin family protein, translating to MVELKKLKGRRAEHYHYMADAMRRLEWDLHHTIEATSRVPDEWHEIAARRHPKAKVRMTVGIDEDVVRFFKSMGPGHGPRMNEVLRSFMHARLAGVVRGGETSPWYARSQDQYAGPRPMWGALVHALEGGEASEAAVEAEAQLLMEEALRLGRLEEG from the coding sequence ATGGTCGAATTGAAGAAGCTGAAGGGGCGGCGGGCGGAGCACTACCATTACATGGCCGATGCGATGCGGCGGCTGGAATGGGACCTGCACCACACCATCGAAGCGACGAGCCGCGTGCCTGACGAATGGCACGAGATCGCGGCGCGGCGGCACCCCAAGGCCAAGGTGCGGATGACGGTTGGCATCGACGAGGATGTGGTGCGGTTCTTCAAGTCGATGGGACCGGGGCACGGACCAAGAATGAACGAGGTGCTGCGGTCCTTCATGCATGCGCGTCTGGCGGGTGTGGTGCGGGGGGGCGAGACCTCGCCCTGGTATGCGCGCTCGCAAGACCAGTATGCGGGGCCAAGGCCGATGTGGGGCGCGCTGGTGCATGCGCTGGAGGGGGGAGAGGCGTCGGAGGCGGCGGTCGAGGCCGAGGCGCAACTGCTGATGGAAGAGGCGCTGCGGTTGGGGCGGTTGGAGGAGGGTTGA
- a CDS encoding DEAD/DEAH box helicase, with protein MTTFADLGLSAKLLKALEKTNLKEPTPIQAQSIPHIMKGRDLMGLAQTGTGKTAAFGLPLLHRILDLGHPPAPRTVRALILAPTRELVTQIHDNLTVFTKGTSAKVIMVVGGASLNRQAMNLARGADVLVATPGRLIDLLERGDVDLQATGYLVLDEADHMLDMGFIHALRRIAKHIPVKRQTLLFSATMPKDIEEIADTYLRDPVRVQVATPGKPIEKIVQGVHFIPNGDKARLLEEYLKKHPGEQALVFGRTKHGSEKLSKLLAVWGFKVGSIHGNKSQNQRDRTLTEFRNGELDVLVATDVAARGIDIPGVRHVYNHDLPNVPENYVHRIGRTARAGAEGTAVAFCAPAEMDELRAIEKVMKKPIPIIGGAPWSAEMVAAAPKPGQNRGQRPAGGGRPGQPKAQGQAQKSFAPRGEGKPAGKPQGAKPARPMGGGQSPNRAGAPQGAKHSRPQQNRRPA; from the coding sequence ATGACCACCTTCGCTGACCTCGGCCTTTCGGCCAAGCTATTGAAAGCACTCGAAAAAACCAACCTCAAGGAACCGACGCCGATTCAGGCACAGTCGATCCCGCATATCATGAAGGGCCGCGACCTGATGGGTCTGGCGCAAACCGGCACCGGCAAGACCGCCGCCTTCGGCCTGCCGCTTCTGCACCGCATCCTTGATCTCGGCCACCCGCCCGCGCCGCGCACCGTGCGCGCCCTGATCCTTGCCCCCACGCGCGAGTTGGTCACGCAAATCCATGATAACCTTACCGTTTTCACCAAAGGCACTTCCGCCAAGGTCATCATGGTCGTCGGCGGCGCCTCGCTGAACCGTCAGGCGATGAACCTCGCCCGCGGCGCCGATGTGCTGGTCGCCACCCCCGGCCGGTTGATCGACCTTCTGGAACGCGGCGACGTCGACCTGCAAGCCACAGGTTACCTCGTGCTGGACGAGGCTGACCACATGCTCGACATGGGCTTCATCCACGCCCTGCGCCGCATCGCCAAACACATTCCGGTCAAGCGCCAGACCCTGCTGTTCTCGGCAACCATGCCCAAGGACATCGAGGAAATCGCCGACACCTACCTGCGCGATCCGGTCCGCGTGCAGGTCGCAACCCCCGGAAAACCCATCGAAAAGATCGTCCAGGGCGTCCACTTCATCCCCAACGGCGACAAGGCCCGCCTGCTCGAGGAATACCTGAAAAAGCACCCCGGCGAGCAGGCGCTCGTGTTTGGCCGTACCAAGCATGGCTCGGAAAAACTGTCGAAACTGCTGGCCGTCTGGGGCTTCAAGGTCGGCTCGATCCACGGCAACAAAAGCCAGAACCAGCGCGACCGCACCCTGACCGAATTCCGCAACGGAGAACTTGACGTGCTGGTGGCCACCGATGTCGCCGCCCGCGGCATCGACATTCCCGGTGTGCGCCACGTCTACAACCACGACCTGCCCAACGTGCCGGAAAACTACGTCCACCGCATCGGCCGCACCGCCCGCGCAGGCGCCGAAGGCACCGCCGTGGCCTTCTGCGCGCCCGCCGAGATGGACGAACTCCGCGCCATCGAAAAGGTGATGAAAAAGCCCATCCCGATCATCGGCGGCGCGCCTTGGTCGGCCGAAATGGTGGCAGCCGCCCCCAAACCCGGCCAGAACCGCGGCCAACGCCCCGCAGGCGGCGGCCGCCCCGGCCAACCCAAAGCCCAAGGTCAGGCGCAAAAATCCTTCGCCCCCCGTGGCGAGGGCAAACCCGCTGGCAAACCCCAGGGCGCCAAACCCGCCCGCCCCATGGGCGGCGGCCAAAGCCCGAACCGCGCAGGTGCACCCCAAGGCGCCAAACACAGCCGCCCGCAGCAAAACCGCCGTCCGGCCTGA
- a CDS encoding thymidine kinase produces MAKLYFHYSTMNAGKSTLLLQAAHNYREGGMATYLVTAQFDNRAGQGRIASRIGIGEDADTFAPGEDLYAKIVARLRQGPVACVFIDEAQFLSKDQVWQLARAVDDLKTPVMCYGLRVDFQGNLFPGSAALLAWADEMREVRTICHCGKKATMVIRRGPDGRALTAGEQVVIGGNETYVSLCRKHWREATGDTSGG; encoded by the coding sequence ATGGCAAAGCTCTACTTCCACTACTCGACGATGAACGCAGGCAAATCGACCCTGCTCCTCCAGGCCGCGCATAACTACCGCGAAGGCGGCATGGCGACCTATCTCGTCACCGCGCAATTCGACAACCGCGCAGGCCAAGGTCGCATCGCCTCACGTATCGGCATCGGCGAAGACGCCGACACCTTCGCCCCCGGCGAGGACCTCTACGCCAAGATCGTCGCCCGCTTGCGCCAAGGCCCCGTCGCCTGCGTCTTCATAGACGAGGCGCAATTCCTGTCCAAAGACCAGGTCTGGCAACTCGCCCGCGCCGTCGACGACCTCAAGACGCCGGTGATGTGCTACGGCCTGCGCGTCGATTTCCAGGGCAACCTCTTCCCCGGCTCGGCGGCCCTGCTGGCATGGGCGGATGAAATGCGCGAGGTCCGAACGATCTGCCACTGCGGCAAGAAGGCCACCATGGTCATCCGCCGCGGCCCCGACGGCCGCGCGCTCACGGCAGGCGAACAGGTGGTGATCGGCGGGAACGAAACCTATGTCAGCCTCTGCCGCAAACACTGGCGCGAAGCGACCGGCGACACCAGCGGTGGGTGA
- a CDS encoding DMT family transporter → MTNPDRTLAAAGLILVYAMIIGFTDNYVRVIAAEAGLWQFHFTRTCMAMVILGVAAVPLGLRLRPVNLRAVVARSAIHGCAMVIYFGALAFLDVALVAAGLFTAPIWVLLISRFAYGQRFGPVQILAVVTGFAGVILVLGPEAMTGASLPAVLPVLAGALYAMGNIATREWCAEESAGTLVGGFFVALGLIGAVGMAVLTVAPMVVPEGTAGFLQRGPVWPSGEFYFWTFVQAAGSLLGVATMIRAYQITDASRASVLEYVILPASAFWTWALWGTGLAPLAVAGMVLIVAAGSMIALRAKTVEAPAGVGEPRA, encoded by the coding sequence ATGACGAATCCCGACAGGACGCTGGCTGCGGCGGGGCTGATACTGGTCTATGCCATGATCATCGGCTTTACCGACAACTACGTGCGGGTGATCGCGGCCGAGGCGGGGCTTTGGCAGTTCCACTTTACGCGGACCTGCATGGCGATGGTCATCCTCGGGGTTGCGGCGGTGCCTTTGGGGCTGCGCTTGCGTCCGGTGAACCTGCGGGCGGTGGTGGCGCGGTCGGCGATCCACGGCTGCGCGATGGTGATCTATTTCGGGGCGCTGGCGTTCCTCGATGTGGCGCTGGTCGCGGCGGGGCTGTTCACCGCGCCGATCTGGGTGCTGCTGATCTCGCGCTTTGCTTACGGCCAGCGGTTCGGGCCGGTGCAGATTTTGGCGGTGGTGACAGGGTTTGCGGGGGTCATCCTTGTGCTCGGCCCCGAGGCGATGACGGGCGCGTCACTGCCTGCGGTGCTGCCGGTGCTGGCGGGGGCGCTGTATGCGATGGGCAATATCGCAACGCGCGAATGGTGCGCCGAGGAGAGTGCAGGGACGCTTGTCGGCGGGTTCTTCGTGGCGCTGGGGCTGATCGGGGCGGTGGGGATGGCGGTGCTGACCGTTGCGCCCATGGTGGTGCCGGAAGGGACCGCGGGGTTCCTGCAACGCGGGCCGGTCTGGCCGTCGGGCGAGTTCTACTTCTGGACCTTTGTGCAGGCAGCGGGGTCGCTTCTGGGGGTGGCCACGATGATACGGGCCTATCAGATCACCGATGCGAGCCGCGCTTCGGTGCTGGAATATGTGATCCTGCCGGCGTCGGCGTTCTGGACATGGGCACTTTGGGGGACGGGGCTGGCACCGCTTGCGGTGGCGGGGATGGTGCTGATCGTGGCGGCGGGATCGATGATCGCGCTGCGGGCGAAGACTGTGGAAGCGCCGGCGGGGGTGGGTGAACCCCGCGCCTGA
- a CDS encoding AMP-binding protein: MGWLADETGLEKCAANYTPLTPLSFLKRAADIHADRTAVVWKSTRLTYAQYAARVSRLASALARHGIAPGDVVATLIPNIPQQAEAHFGVPAAGAVLNTINTRLDPDTVAYIFAHAGARIVLCDTAFLPLAEDAIKRMEGPAPQIVEVVDHGFAASGHYLTYEALLSQGDPDAPWTLPDDEWESIAINYTSGTTGRPKGVVYHHRGAYLSATANILSWRMVLFPVYLTIVPLFHCNGWTHTWMVPILGGTLVCCRDITAKAIYDAIADEGVTHFGGAPIVLNTMINAPESDRRPFAHTVEVFTAGAPPPAATLAAFEPLGFNVTQVYGLTETYGPATECTWKPDWDDTTDRAALKARTGVAMPMLEGAEVHDTHGHPVPRDGQHLGEIAMRGNMVMKGYYKNPTATREAFKGGWFRSGDIAFQHTDGYIKITDRAKDIIISGGENVSSVEVEGALMHHPAVSLCAVVAKPDDKWGEVPCAFVELKAGQTATEADLIAHCRTRLAGFKTPKHIVFAELPKTSTGKIQKFELRAVAKLIGQP, translated from the coding sequence ATGGGTTGGCTGGCCGACGAAACGGGTCTGGAAAAATGCGCGGCGAATTACACGCCCCTCACGCCGCTGTCGTTTCTGAAACGTGCCGCCGATATCCACGCCGACCGCACCGCCGTGGTGTGGAAATCGACCCGTCTGACCTATGCCCAATACGCCGCCCGCGTCTCGCGCCTCGCCTCGGCCCTTGCCCGCCACGGCATCGCCCCCGGTGACGTGGTCGCCACCCTGATCCCCAACATCCCGCAGCAGGCCGAAGCACATTTCGGCGTCCCCGCCGCAGGCGCTGTTCTCAACACCATCAACACCCGCCTCGACCCCGACACGGTCGCCTATATCTTCGCCCACGCAGGCGCCAGAATCGTGCTTTGCGACACCGCTTTCCTGCCCCTCGCGGAAGACGCGATCAAACGGATGGAAGGCCCCGCCCCGCAGATCGTCGAGGTGGTCGATCACGGCTTTGCCGCATCCGGCCATTACCTCACCTACGAAGCCCTGCTGTCCCAGGGCGACCCCGACGCGCCATGGACCCTGCCCGATGACGAATGGGAATCCATCGCGATCAACTACACCTCGGGCACCACAGGCCGGCCCAAGGGCGTGGTCTACCACCACCGCGGCGCCTACCTGTCGGCCACGGCCAATATCCTGTCATGGCGCATGGTGCTGTTCCCCGTCTACCTGACAATCGTTCCCCTGTTCCATTGCAACGGCTGGACCCACACCTGGATGGTCCCCATCCTTGGCGGCACGCTGGTATGCTGCCGCGACATCACCGCGAAAGCCATCTATGACGCCATCGCCGACGAAGGCGTCACCCATTTCGGCGGCGCACCCATCGTGCTGAACACCATGATCAACGCCCCCGAATCCGACCGCCGCCCCTTCGCCCACACGGTCGAGGTCTTTACCGCAGGCGCACCGCCCCCCGCCGCCACCCTTGCAGCCTTCGAACCCCTCGGCTTCAACGTGACGCAAGTCTACGGCCTGACCGAGACCTACGGCCCGGCCACCGAATGCACATGGAAACCCGACTGGGACGACACCACCGACCGCGCCGCACTCAAGGCCCGCACCGGTGTCGCCATGCCGATGCTCGAAGGGGCCGAAGTGCATGACACCCACGGCCACCCCGTCCCGCGTGACGGCCAGCACCTTGGCGAAATCGCCATGCGTGGCAATATGGTGATGAAAGGCTACTACAAGAACCCGACCGCCACGCGCGAGGCGTTCAAGGGCGGCTGGTTCCGGTCAGGCGACATCGCCTTCCAGCACACCGATGGCTACATCAAGATCACCGACCGCGCCAAAGACATCATCATTTCCGGCGGCGAAAACGTGTCCTCGGTCGAGGTCGAAGGCGCCCTCATGCACCACCCCGCCGTTTCGCTCTGCGCCGTGGTCGCCAAGCCCGACGACAAATGGGGCGAGGTGCCTTGCGCCTTCGTCGAACTCAAGGCCGGACAGACCGCGACCGAGGCCGACCTGATCGCCCATTGCCGCACCCGCCTCGCCGGGTTCAAAACCCCCAAACACATCGTCTTTGCCGAGCTGCCCAAAACCTCGACCGGCAAGATCCAGAAGTTCGAACTCCGCGCCGTAGCCAAGCTGATCGGCCAACCCTGA
- a CDS encoding 3-methyl-2-oxobutanoate hydroxymethyltransferase — translation MGKRLTVRDLLDARGKHQFAMLRVETLDEAEAAERAGVELLSVPPAMIMDRRFREVAPTAFAFPGDNFYEIGDTADFLRWAFPLFKNGADGFYCSGSLATVRAMADHGLPVCGHVGLIPSKATWTGGFKAVGKTLETAQLVYRQCKALEEAGAFAVEIEVVPHSITDAIAEKTGLFLISMGAGPGGHAQYLFTDDVLGQTKGRVPRHAKVYADFAAEHARLQEMRVRAMTAFASDVHKGHYPAPQYMVDSDPEVVAEFRDWLDSQD, via the coding sequence ATGGGCAAACGTCTGACGGTGCGCGATCTGCTGGATGCGCGGGGCAAGCACCAGTTCGCCATGCTGCGGGTCGAGACGCTGGACGAGGCCGAGGCCGCCGAGCGGGCTGGGGTAGAATTGCTGTCGGTGCCGCCTGCGATGATCATGGACCGCCGTTTCCGCGAGGTTGCCCCCACCGCTTTCGCCTTTCCGGGGGATAATTTCTACGAGATCGGGGATACGGCCGATTTCCTGCGCTGGGCCTTTCCCTTGTTCAAGAACGGGGCGGACGGGTTCTATTGCTCAGGCTCGCTTGCGACGGTGCGGGCGATGGCCGACCACGGCTTGCCGGTCTGCGGGCATGTCGGGCTGATCCCGTCAAAGGCCACATGGACCGGCGGGTTCAAGGCGGTGGGCAAGACGCTTGAGACGGCGCAACTGGTCTACCGCCAGTGCAAGGCGCTGGAGGAGGCGGGGGCTTTTGCGGTCGAGATCGAGGTGGTGCCGCATTCGATCACCGATGCGATTGCCGAAAAGACCGGATTGTTCCTGATTTCGATGGGGGCGGGGCCGGGCGGGCATGCGCAATATCTGTTCACCGACGACGTGCTGGGCCAGACCAAGGGCCGCGTGCCGCGCCATGCCAAGGTTTACGCCGATTTCGCCGCCGAACACGCCCGTCTGCAAGAGATGCGGGTGAGGGCGATGACGGCTTTTGCGAGCGACGTTCACAAGGGGCACTACCCCGCGCCGCAATACATGGTCGACAGCGACCCCGAGGTGGTGGCCGAGTTCCGCGACTGGCTGGACAGTCAGGACTGA
- a CDS encoding MocE family 2Fe-2S type ferredoxin, whose protein sequence is MPQWVRACATDDIDEEDLIRFDHGGASYALYHSPEGKFYATAGLCTHENVHLCDGLVMGHLIECPKHNGQFDYRTGEAKRAPVCVNLKTFATKVEGDDVFIEVP, encoded by the coding sequence ATGCCACAATGGGTTCGTGCCTGCGCCACCGATGATATCGATGAGGAAGACCTGATCCGCTTCGATCATGGCGGGGCGAGTTATGCGCTGTATCATTCGCCCGAGGGAAAGTTTTACGCCACGGCGGGGCTGTGCACGCATGAAAACGTGCATCTTTGCGACGGGCTGGTGATGGGGCATCTGATTGAATGTCCCAAGCACAACGGGCAGTTCGACTATCGCACCGGAGAGGCCAAGCGTGCGCCGGTCTGCGTGAACCTGAAGACCTTTGCCACCAAGGTCGAGGGCGACGACGTTTTCATCGAGGTGCCGTGA
- a CDS encoding fatty acid desaturase family protein: MSKRDYSLLGPDGARAVETGLAAAEWYHTEVPRKVMKELMARSDAPAIRDTILLYGCMIGFAAGGIALWGTWWCVPFWLAYGVLYGSASDSRWHECGHGTAFKTPWMNDVVYQIASFMIMRNSATWRWSHARHHTDTYIVGRDPEIAIMRPPAFAKLVLAFFGVPDVIGFFPRMIRNAVSGPTAEERTFVPQSEWGKVRRVAIVYTVIYAVTLGLAVYTQSVLPLMVVGLPRMYGAWHHIMTGLLQHGGLADNVIDHRLNSRTVYMNPVSRFIYWNMNYHVEHHMFPMVPYHALPRLHEVIKHDLPAPNTSILQAFREMWPALKRQLGSEEYFLHRDLPAGAKPYRTDFHVAALGQAIPAE; the protein is encoded by the coding sequence ATGAGCAAACGTGATTACAGCCTGCTTGGCCCCGATGGCGCGCGGGCGGTGGAAACCGGCCTTGCTGCCGCCGAGTGGTACCACACCGAGGTGCCGCGCAAGGTGATGAAAGAGTTGATGGCGCGCAGCGATGCCCCCGCGATCCGGGACACGATCCTGCTATACGGCTGCATGATCGGCTTTGCGGCGGGGGGCATTGCGCTGTGGGGAACGTGGTGGTGCGTGCCGTTCTGGCTGGCTTACGGCGTGCTTTACGGGTCGGCTTCCGACTCGCGCTGGCATGAGTGCGGGCACGGGACGGCGTTCAAGACACCGTGGATGAACGATGTGGTCTACCAGATCGCGTCCTTCATGATCATGCGGAATTCGGCGACGTGGCGCTGGAGCCATGCGCGCCACCACACCGACACCTATATCGTCGGGCGCGACCCCGAGATTGCGATCATGCGCCCGCCCGCCTTTGCCAAGCTGGTCCTTGCGTTCTTTGGCGTGCCGGATGTGATCGGGTTCTTTCCCCGCATGATCCGCAATGCGGTTTCGGGGCCGACCGCCGAGGAGCGGACGTTCGTGCCGCAATCGGAGTGGGGCAAGGTGCGGCGGGTGGCGATTGTCTACACCGTGATTTATGCCGTGACGTTGGGGCTGGCGGTTTACACGCAGTCGGTCCTGCCTTTGATGGTGGTGGGGCTGCCGCGCATGTATGGCGCGTGGCATCACATCATGACGGGGCTGTTGCAGCATGGCGGGCTGGCGGACAATGTGATCGACCACCGTCTGAACAGCCGGACGGTTTACATGAACCCCGTGTCGCGCTTCATCTACTGGAACATGAATTACCATGTGGAGCATCACATGTTCCCGATGGTGCCCTATCACGCGCTGCCGCGCCTGCATGAGGTGATCAAGCATGACCTGCCCGCGCCGAACACCTCGATCTTGCAAGCGTTCCGCGAGATGTGGCCCGCGCTGAAGCGGCAGTTGGGGAGCGAGGAGTATTTCCTGCACCGCGACCTGCCTGCGGGGGCCAAGCCTTACCGGACCGATTTCCACGTGGCCGCTTTGGGCCAAGCCATTCCTGCCGAATAA
- a CDS encoding LacI family DNA-binding transcriptional regulator, with translation MMAKRPGMATLAAAAGVSVATVDRLLNGREQVSAATRTAVLEAALRLGHPAAARLTGASGQDAPRTIRFGVLLHKQGQEFYQNMAREMRTAVSRLPAVNGKLDLEFSASQAPSEVASLLRAMGNRCDVIAATAVNHPEITAAVDELKQRGIPVFSLLSDFAQGIRAGYVGLNNLKVGRTAAWMISLSARGAGKVAIFVGGTRWHGHDLRETGFRAYLREERPDLEVLESIVNLETRQLTFETTLALLRKHPDLRGIYVAGGGMEGAIAALKQSRTPGDVALVVNELTTDSRSGLAQGWVTLVDATPLPDLCHEVLGMMVRAMRDGGAANAGQVFLPVNLHVAESL, from the coding sequence ATGATGGCGAAACGTCCCGGAATGGCCACCCTCGCGGCGGCGGCAGGTGTCTCTGTCGCTACCGTCGACCGTTTGCTCAACGGGCGCGAACAGGTGTCCGCCGCCACGCGCACCGCCGTGCTCGAAGCGGCGCTCAGGCTTGGCCACCCCGCAGCCGCCCGCCTGACCGGGGCATCCGGCCAAGACGCGCCCCGCACCATCCGCTTCGGCGTTTTGCTGCACAAACAGGGGCAAGAATTCTACCAGAACATGGCGCGCGAAATGCGAACAGCCGTCAGCCGCCTTCCGGCGGTCAACGGCAAACTCGATCTAGAATTCTCGGCCAGCCAAGCCCCGAGCGAGGTCGCAAGCCTGCTGCGCGCCATGGGCAACCGCTGCGACGTGATCGCCGCCACCGCCGTCAACCACCCCGAAATAACCGCCGCCGTGGACGAGTTGAAACAGCGCGGCATCCCCGTCTTCTCGCTTCTGTCCGATTTCGCCCAAGGCATCCGCGCGGGCTATGTCGGGCTCAACAACCTCAAGGTCGGGCGCACGGCGGCATGGATGATTTCCCTTTCCGCACGCGGTGCCGGCAAGGTCGCGATCTTCGTCGGCGGCACACGCTGGCACGGCCACGACCTGCGCGAAACCGGCTTTCGCGCCTATCTGCGCGAAGAACGCCCCGACCTCGAGGTGCTCGAATCGATCGTCAACCTCGAAACCCGCCAACTGACCTTTGAGACCACGCTTGCCCTCTTGCGCAAACACCCCGACCTGCGCGGCATCTACGTCGCAGGCGGCGGGATGGAGGGGGCAATCGCCGCCCTGAAGCAATCGCGCACGCCGGGCGATGTCGCACTTGTGGTCAACGAACTCACCACCGATTCGCGCTCGGGCCTCGCGCAGGGCTGGGTCACGCTGGTCGATGCCACACCCCTTCCCGACCTGTGCCACGAAGTCCTCGGCATGATGGTGCGCGCCATGCGCGACGGGGGCGCTGCAAATGCAGGGCAGGTGTTCTTGCCGGTCAACCTGCACGTGGCCGAATCCCTCTGA
- a CDS encoding TIM barrel protein, which yields MAKSLGCVGVEFRNDFPTPLFDGAAPATVGAAVKSRGLRFLALAEVKMFNDWSDAKRAEAEALMQIAVAAGAEAISLIPRNDGVATDRAESRNVTETALRELLPMLKSHGLKAMVEPLGFAVCSLRYKDVLADAIHAVGGVGTYFMVHDTFHHALAGFGAIFPDLTGIVHVSGVKDMIPLDDMRDPHRVLVDADDVLGNVAQIRALRAAGYTGPISYEPFAPSVHALADAKAPLAASMQFIRNGVAA from the coding sequence CTGGCCAAATCGCTCGGCTGCGTCGGCGTCGAATTCCGCAACGATTTTCCCACCCCGCTCTTTGACGGTGCCGCCCCGGCCACCGTGGGCGCCGCGGTCAAATCCCGTGGCCTGCGCTTCCTCGCACTGGCCGAGGTCAAGATGTTCAACGACTGGTCCGACGCCAAACGCGCCGAGGCCGAAGCCCTGATGCAGATCGCCGTCGCCGCAGGGGCCGAAGCCATCAGCCTGATCCCGCGCAACGATGGCGTGGCGACCGACCGTGCGGAAAGCCGCAATGTTACGGAAACGGCGCTGCGCGAACTGCTGCCCATGCTCAAATCCCACGGCCTGAAAGCCATGGTCGAACCCCTTGGTTTCGCCGTCTGCTCGCTGCGCTACAAGGACGTTCTGGCCGATGCGATCCATGCCGTGGGCGGGGTTGGCACCTACTTCATGGTGCATGACACCTTCCACCACGCGCTGGCCGGTTTCGGTGCTATATTCCCCGACCTGACGGGAATCGTCCACGTCTCGGGCGTCAAGGACATGATCCCGCTCGACGACATGCGCGACCCGCACCGCGTGCTCGTCGATGCCGACGATGTGCTGGGCAACGTCGCCCAGATCCGTGCCCTTCGCGCCGCCGGATATACCGGCCCGATCAGCTATGAACCTTTCGCCCCTTCGGTCCACGCGCTGGCCGATGCGAAAGCGCCGCTTGCGGCCTCGATGCAATTCATCCGCAACGGCGTTGCCGCCTGA